In Zingiber officinale cultivar Zhangliang chromosome 6A, Zo_v1.1, whole genome shotgun sequence, a single genomic region encodes these proteins:
- the LOC121998542 gene encoding 60S ribosomal protein L15-2, with protein MGAYKYVSELWRKKQSDVMRFLQRVRCWEYRQLPSIVRVTRPTRPDKARRLGYKAKQGYVIYRVRVRRGGRKRPVPKGIVYGKPKNQGITQLKFQRNKRSVAEERAGRKLGGLRVLNSYWVNEDSTYKYFEVILVDAAHTVIRNDPRINWICKGVHKHRELRGLTSAGKKYRGLRGKGHRYHKARPSRRATWKRNQTLSLRRYR; from the exons ATGG GGGCTTACAAGTACGTTTCGGAGCTATGGAGGAAGAAGCAGTCGGATGTGATGCGGTTCCTGCAGCGGGTTCGGTGCTGGGAGTACCGCCAGCTTCCCTCCATCGTCCGCGTCACCAGGCCCACACGCCCCGACAAGGCTCGCCGTCTTGGTTATAAGGCAAAGCAG GGATATGTCATTTATCGTGTTCGAGTTAGACGCGGCGGTAGGAAGAGACCAGTCCCCAAAGGTATTGTCTATGGAAAACCCAAGAATCAGGGTATCACTCAGCTGAAATTCCAAAGAAACAAGAGGTCTGTAGCCGAGGAGAGAGCTGGCCGTAAGTTGGGAGGCCTCAGGGTGCTAAACTCCTACTGGGTGAACGAG GATTCAACCTACAAGTATTTTGAGGTCATCCTTGTTGATGCAGCTCACACAGTGATCCGCAATGACCCTAGGATCAACTGGATCTGCAAGGGTGTTCACAAGCACCGTGAGCTTCGTGGGCTCACTTCAGCTGGTAAGAAGTACCGGGGTCTTCGTGGCAAAGGTCATCGCTATCACAAGGCCAGGCCATCTCGTCGGGCAACCTGGAAGCGGAACCAGACATTATCTCTTCGCCGTTATCGTTGA